The genomic region tattggtTTGATATTTTTGAAACATCATAGCAATTTATCTGATATTGGACAAGTGGCCCCAAGTGTGGAAAAATAACAAAGTGTAGACTCAGTTTTTCAACAACTTATTTCCCTGGGACCAATAATAATTGCTTGTTTGACATGGAATGGTCAATATAGACGGAGGGTGTAGAAATTAAGCCTTTCGTACAATTATACCAACTACATTAACCCTGTTGCTGTGTTTTCAATACATCGCAAATAATAATTCGAAGTGTTTTGTGTTGTTCTTCTACTCTTATCAGAGTTTATAGCATATATAGCAGAAATTACATATCTGGAAAATTGTAATGGGCAGTCactttctcaaaattttgtttgcAGTGTTAGTATCCCTTCTTGGATTCAACTGGCCAGCACAGAGTTCACATGTGAAATGCATAGAGAAGGAGAGGCAGGCACTACTCAACTTCAAACAAGGCCTCATAGATCACTCTAGCATGCTGTCCACATGGAGGGATGATGACAGTAACAAAGATTGCTGCAATTGGAGAGGCATTGAATGCAACAATGAAACAGGTCACGTACAAATACTCGATCTTCACGGTTTGAATACGCATTTTTTGACTGGTCTAATCGATCTCACTTCTTTGGTTTACTTGCAAAATATGGAGTATTTGGATCTCAGTTCGAATTATGATTCCAATAAAAGTAAACTCCCTGAACACCTGGGCTCTTTCAGAAGCTTAAGATATCTGAATCTATCATATATGAATTTTGATGGGGAGATTCCTTGTGAAATAGGAAATCTCTCAAAGTTGGAGTATCTTGATCTTAAAGTAAGTTCTCTCCGGGGACCAATCCCTTCTCAGCTAGGGAAGCTTACATGTTTACGATATCTAGATTTAAAGGGCAATTATGATCTCCATGGAGAAATCCCTTATCAAATTGGGAATCTCTCACTGTTGAGGTATCTTGATCTTGGGTTTACTTCACTTTCCAAAGCAATCCCTTTCCATGTTGGGAATCTTCCTATCTTGCATACTCTTAGACTTCCTGGCAGTTTTGATCTTATGGTTAACGATGCTAAGTGGctatcttctctctcttccttaaCAAATTTTGGCCTGGATTCAATGCCAAATCTTGGCTCCTCTGGTCACTGGCAACAAATGATTGCTGAGCTTATTCCAAACTTAAGAGAGCTGAGACTAGTTCGTTGTAGTCTTTCTGATCATGATATTTCACCGTTGTTTCGTTCTCATTCCAACCTTTCCACTTCTCTTTCCATCCTTGACCTCTCTGATAATATGctgacatcatcaacatttcaatTGTTGTTCAACTATAGTCATAATCTCCAAGAGCTTCGTCTTCGTGGTAATAATATTGATTTGTCGTCTCCTCACCATCCAAACTTTCCCTCGCTTGTGGTCCTTGATCTCGCTGTTAATGACCTCACATCATCaataattttaggaaatttCAACTTCAGCTCCACCATACAAGAACTTTATCTAGAAGAGTGCAGTTTTACTGATAAAAGTTTTCTTGTTCCATCTACTTTCATAAAAAagtcttcatcttctcttgtcaCCCTTGATCTCTCCTCTAATCTATTGAAATCATTGGCTATATTTCACTGGGTTTCCAACTTCACCACCAATCTTCATACACTTTCTCTTGATCATAACTTGTTAGAAGGTCCCATTCCAGATGGATTTGGGAAAGTAATGAACTCTCTTGAAGTTCTAACCCTTTCCTCTAACAAACTGCAAGGTGAGATTCCAGCTTCTCTTGGAAATATATGCACATTACAGGAATTAGACATTAGCAGTAACAACTTGAGTGGGAAAATTTATAGCTTTATTCAAAATTCTTCAATTTTGTCGTCTTTGAGGAGATTAGATCTTTCCAATAATAAATTAACGGGTGAAATACCAAAAAGCATTCGTTTGTTATATCAGTTGGAGAGTCTTCACCTAGAGAAGAATTATTTGGAGGGTGATATCAACGAATTGCATCTCACAAATTTGTCCAAATTGATGGAATTAGACTTAACAGACAACTCATTGTCTCTAAAGTTTGCTACTTCCTGGATTCCATCTTTCCAAATATTTCATTTGGGACTAGGTTCTTGCAAGTTGGGACCTAGTTTCCCAAgttggctccagactcaaagtCAGTTAAGCTTTCTAGATATTTCTGATGCTGAGATTGATGACTTTGTACCGGATTGGTTTTGGAACAAGTTACAGTCTATAAGTGAGTTGAACATGTCTAGCAACAGTCTCAAAGGTACAATTCCAAATCTACCAATCAAGCTGACTGATGTTGATAGATTTATAACTCTAAATTCAAATCAACTTGAAGGTGAAATTCCTGCTTTTTTATCACAAGCGTACATGTTGGATCTTTCCAAAAATAAGATTTCAGATTTAAATCTGTTCTTGTGCGGAAAAGGTGCAACCACAAAAATCAACACATTGGATTtgtcaaataatcaaataatggGACAGCTGCCTGACTGTTGGGAACATCTAATTTCATTAGCATATCTTGATCTAAGTGATAATAAATTGTCAGGGAAGATTCCACAGTCCTTGGGTACTCTTGTTAATTTGGGAGCTTTGGCCTTACGAAACAACAGTTTAACTGGAAAGCTACCATTCACATTGAAGAACTGCacaagtttatatatattagatGTGGATGAAAATTTGTTGTCTGGTACAATACCATCATGGATTGGAAAAAGTCTACAACAATTGGAAATCTTAAGCTTGAGAGTAAATCGCTTCTTTGGAAGTGTTCCTGTTCATCTCTGCTATTTGATGCAAATTCATCTGTTAGATCTTTCAAGGAATCACTTGTCTGGAAGAATTCCAACATGTCTGAGGAATTTTACTGCAATGATGGAAAGACCAGTAAACAGATCTGAAATTGTAGAAGGCTATTATGACTCTAAGGTCTCATTGATGTGGAAAGGCCAGGAACATGTGTTTTTCAATCCTGAGTATCTTTTAATGAGCATTGATCTCTCAAGTAACAACTTAACGGGTGAAATACCGACAGGGTTTGGGTATTTACTTGGATTAGTTTCTTTGAATTTATcaagaaacaacttaaatggagAAATTCCTGACGAGATTGggaatttaaatttgttagaaTTTCTCGACTTATCAAGAAATCATTTCTCAGGCAAAATACCTTCTACTCTTTCCAAAATTGATCGTCTTTCTGTGTTAGACTTATCAAACAACAATCTGATTGGAAGAATCCCCCTGGGAAGACAGTTGCAAACCTTTGATGCCTCTACTTTTGGACGAAATCTTGGTCTTTGTGGTGAGCAACTTAACAAAAGTTGTCCTGGAGATGAGACAATAGCAAAGCCTCAAGGACTAGCAATTGATGGTGAAGATGACAATTCAATTTTCTATGGAGCATTATACATGAGcattattcaattttcttttctttttctttacgcCCTCAGCATCCCTACCCTCCTTTCTtctctgcattctctcttcctccACCGGCAACGACCTGCTTTTCGTGTGTTTTTCACGCAGTTCTCAAGACCAGGGTAAGTAATGACTGTGGACTGTTGCTGGAATTCCTTGCAGGTATCATCCCGCTAAGCCTTGCACATAGGCTTAGCCGGAACAAACAAGGGGAAGAGCAAAAAGGAGGAGCGCGCTCAGCCGCCACGAAACGCAAAGGCCATCACGACGCCCGCGCTTAGCCAGCACAGCCGTGCTAAGCGCGCTCACGAACTTCAGCGAACACGCTAAGCGCGCGCTAGCTGCGCTAAGCGCGTGCATCCGGCTGCAAGGAGGCGCGCCAAGCGCGGGGCTGGGCCTCGGGGTCCAACAGCCCTTCTGCTTTGCTTTTCACACCCCCCTTCCTTCTAACTTCACCCCCCTCCTTCTACTTTCTGCACCCCCTTCTTTACTATTTCCACCCCtaatttgtttactttttgCACCCCCACTAATTACTAACTGCAATCTGTTTTGCTGTTTTTgtggattttgtttttttttcagatgGCTTCTCGCAAGCGCCGTGCCGTGCCCACACCAGGGGAAGCGTCCAACTGGGACACTTCCCGCTTCACATCTGAGGTTGCTTGGCACAGGTACCAAGACAACATTCAGCTCTGGAACATCCTTCCGGAGAGGAATGTTGAACTGGGACCTGGGATGTTTGACGAGTTCCTCCAGGAACTCAGGAGGCGCAGATGGGATCAGGTGCTGACTCACCTTCCGGAGAAGCGGATTGACGTGGCTCTGGTGAAAGAGTTCTATTCGAACCTTTATGATCCAGAGGACCACAGTCCCAGGTTCTGCAGGGTGCGAGGACAGGTCGTTCGTTTTGATGCTGACACCATTAACGACTTCCTCGACACCCCAGTTATTTTGGAGGACGGGGAGGAGTATACAGCATACACCAGATACCTCAGCACTCACCCTGATCCTGACACCATCGCGGCCACACTGTGCACTCCAGGGGGGCGCTTTGTCCTTAATGCTGATGGTCTCCCCTGGAAGCTCCTGAGGAAGGACATGACGACACTTgctcagacatggagtgtcCTTTCTTATTACGATCTTGCGCCCACTTCTCACACTTCTGATGTTAATCTTGACAGGGCCCGCTTGATCTACGGTTTGGTGAGCCGCATGGACATGGATGTGGGCAGCTTTATATCACAGCAGATCAGCCAGATTGCCTAGTCCAGCACCTCGAGGCTCGGGTTCCCGGCGTTGATTACAGCGCTGTGTGACATTCAGGGGGTGGTTTCTGATACCCTGATCTTTGAGTCACTCAGCCCTGCGATCAACCTAGCCTATGTGAAGAAGAACTGCTGGAACCCCGCCGATCCATCGATCACTTTCCCTGGGCCTCGCCGCACACGTACCAGAGCTTCAGCATCAGCATCTGAGGCCCCTCTCCCTACCCAGTCTCCGTCTCAGCCATCCCAGCGACCGCGACATCCACCTGCTTCCACCTCAGCATCCATGGACACGCATGGGCAGATGCTGAGGTCCCTTCACGTTGGACAGCAGCTCATCATGGAGAATATGCATAGGCTGTCCCTACACCTGCACATGGACCCCCCGCTCACCACTCCAGAGGCCTATCGTCAGCGAGTCGCCTGGCCAGGAGACCAGCCCTCCACTGACAGGGGGGAAGAGCCTTCTGGAGCCGCTGAGGATCCTGCAGTCGATGAGGACCTCATTGCTAACTTAGCCACCGCTGACTGGGGCCCATGGGCAGACTTGGGCGGAGGCAGTTGATTTTTCTTGatgttttccttttatgttctgatgtttcttttatgttttgtttcttttgtgtttTGTGGTCTGTTTAGGTATTAAAAAGAAGTAGTAGTAATAATATGAGAGATTTAGCATTTGTTTTCTGAATAATAATTGCATGATAACTTGAGCGGTCATAATTTTTGAGCTTGTTCTGAAAGGTTGAAACACTTGAGATGCCACTAGTCCTTGGAAACATTGGTTCTGGAAGCACGAGTCAGGAAGTGGAACATGAATAGCACAAGGTGAGAAGGATAGTCTGATGGAACAAGGTCATAACTGGTATGCCGTATACTTACTTTAAttccggtgagagtgtgaacttaattgtgagagaaaacgCCTGTTTTTAAGTTCCTGGTTTTGCATCACTCTTGAATTGTTAGAATAGTTACTTAAGGTGGAAATGATCAAGGCCATGTTTGTTATATCtagctacttagccaaaaagccaacCCGACATCATTTTTTTCCCTTGCACCCATGATTGAGCctatatatcatattattttattctgaATTAACCTTTAAGCCAATAAAATGATAGGTCCTACCCTTTAGGATGATAAGAGAGCAAAAATGGGTTATAAAGGtcttaatttgggggattttggAAAATAGGTAGCTAAGACAATGGTACAGCATGTAGTAAGACACCTCTTATAAACTAGAAGcccgaaaaaaaaaatcatgagtaAAATAAAGGGCAGAAACAAAGAGCAAGAGAGGTGGCAAAAGAAAAGTGTTGCGGGGAAATAAAAGGGTTAAGAAGAATGCATCGGAAGTATTAGAAATTTTTGCTCTCTTAATcctaatttgaattttcaagaaaaaccatgatttttgTGAGCCAAGCCCCAATACAAGCCAATAAAGTCCTTAGTCATCCACCTGAAGGTAACTAAAGATAACTATACTTGAGAGGAAATGCAAAACTTTGGAATCTTACTTGCAGGTTGTTAGAAAATTGCAGACACTAAACCATACACTTGTGAGCAGAGGAAAACACCAGCCTTGTGAGGAAAGTAAGGCAAGCCAGATGTgatcaagattccaaaggaCTGACTAACCACTTGTGTGTTTTATGCTTTCATTTTGAGATGTTGACAGATGCGGAAAGGACCACTGGAAGAAGGCCCGTAAGCCTACTTCAgccactataaatagagaggcaGTCCCAAGGAAATTCCATCCCATCTCAGAGCATCACTCTCAGTACCTCAAGCCTGAGTTTTCTTCCCTCTTtatattctttgttttgttAGCCTCTTCTTTCTTCCATCCCCAGTTGTAAGCCCTCAATGGgcatgagtggctaaacccctagctagggcctggcaggcctaaaaagccaacgatgtacactgagcttcaagaattatcaatgcaaaggaatttattccaggtttttctgttctatttcttttcttttactcttGCATTCATTCTTAGATCTCTTTTTGGGTTTTAATCGCTCGGG from Glycine soja cultivar W05 chromosome 16, ASM419377v2, whole genome shotgun sequence harbors:
- the LOC114389990 gene encoding receptor-like protein EIX1; translated protein: MVNDAKWLSSLSSLTNFGLDSMPNLGSSGHWQQMIAELIPNLRELRLVRCSLSDHDISPLFRSHSNLSTSLSILDLSDNMLTSSTFQLLFNYSHNLQELRLRGNNIDLSSPHHPNFPSLVVLDLAVNDLTSSIILGNFNFSSTIQELYLEECSFTDKSFLVPSTFIKKSSSSLVTLDLSSNLLKSLAIFHWVSNFTTNLHTLSLDHNLLEGPIPDGFGKVMNSLEVLTLSSNKLQGEIPASLGNICTLQELDISSNNLSGKIYSFIQNSSILSSLRRLDLSNNKLTGEIPKSIRLLYQLESLHLEKNYLEGDINELHLTNLSKLMELDLTDNSLSLKFATSWIPSFQIFHLGLGSCKLGPSFPSWLQTQSQLSFLDISDAEIDDFVPDWFWNKLQSISELNMSSNSLKGTIPNLPIKLTDVDRFITLNSNQLEGEIPAFLSQAYMLDLSKNKISDLNLFLCGKGATTKINTLDLSNNQIMGQLPDCWEHLISLAYLDLSDNKLSGKIPQSLGTLVNLGALALRNNSLTGKLPFTLKNCTSLYILDVDENLLSGTIPSWIGKSLQQLEILSLRVNRFFGSVPVHLCYLMQIHLLDLSRNHLSGRIPTCLRNFTAMMERPVNRSEIVEGYYDSKVSLMWKGQEHVFFNPEYLLMSIDLSSNNLTGEIPTGFGYLLGLVSLNLSRNNLNGEIPDEIGNLNLLEFLDLSRNHFSGKIPSTLSKIDRLSVLDLSNNNLIGRIPLGRQLQTFDASTFGRNLGLCGEQLNKSCPGDETIAKPQGLAIDGEDDNSIFYGALYMSIIQFSFLFLYALSIPTLLSSLHSLFLHRQRPAFRVFFTQFSRPG